From Mauremys reevesii isolate NIE-2019 linkage group 10, ASM1616193v1, whole genome shotgun sequence, the proteins below share one genomic window:
- the CEP20 gene encoding centrosomal protein 20 isoform X2 yields the protein MATIAELKAVLKDTLERRGALGQIKARIRAEVFNALDDQSEPRPPLSHENFLINELIREYLEYNKYKYTASVLTAESGQPEVPLDRQFLVHELNIVEDPNRKSVKGDIHDTFSKGSSLQFPRRNLSKLPNERNQMDSIPEPGRMAGTSIEDPLVLEGVNR from the exons TACTAAAGGACACGTTGGAAAGGAGAGGTGCACTGGGACAAATAAAAGCAAGGATCCGAGCTGAAGTTTTTAATGCATTGGATGACCAAAGTGAACCACGGCCACCCTTGTCCCATGAAAATTTTCTAATCAATGAACTAATTCGTGAATACTTggaatataataaatataaatacacTGCATCTGTTCTAACAGCAG AATCTGGTCAACCTGAAGTACCATTGGATAGACAGTTTCTTGTCCATGAGCTGAATATAGTGGAAGATCCAAATAGAAAATCGGT TAAAGGCGACATCCATGATACATTTTCCAAAGGATCTTCACTGCAGTTTCCAAGACGGAACCTCAGCAAACTACCTAATGAAAGAAATCAAATGG ATTCAATTCCAGAACCAGGGAGGATGGCCGGCACTAGCATTGAAGATCCACTTGTTTTAGAGGGTGTAAACAGATGA
- the CEP20 gene encoding centrosomal protein 20 isoform X1 yields the protein MATIAELKAVLKDTLERRGALGQIKARIRAEVFNALDDQSEPRPPLSHENFLINELIREYLEYNKYKYTASVLTAESGQPEVPLDRQFLVHELNIVEDPNRKSVPLLYGIIAHFLHGSKGDIHDTFSKGSSLQFPRRNLSKLPNERNQMDSIPEPGRMAGTSIEDPLVLEGVNR from the exons TACTAAAGGACACGTTGGAAAGGAGAGGTGCACTGGGACAAATAAAAGCAAGGATCCGAGCTGAAGTTTTTAATGCATTGGATGACCAAAGTGAACCACGGCCACCCTTGTCCCATGAAAATTTTCTAATCAATGAACTAATTCGTGAATACTTggaatataataaatataaatacacTGCATCTGTTCTAACAGCAG AATCTGGTCAACCTGAAGTACCATTGGATAGACAGTTTCTTGTCCATGAGCTGAATATAGTGGAAGATCCAAATAGAAAATCGGT CCCTCTCTTGTATGGAATTATAGCTCATTTTTTACATGGTAGTAAAGGCGACATCCATGATACATTTTCCAAAGGATCTTCACTGCAGTTTCCAAGACGGAACCTCAGCAAACTACCTAATGAAAGAAATCAAATGG ATTCAATTCCAGAACCAGGGAGGATGGCCGGCACTAGCATTGAAGATCCACTTGTTTTAGAGGGTGTAAACAGATGA